From a region of the Phragmites australis chromosome 21, lpPhrAust1.1, whole genome shotgun sequence genome:
- the LOC133903346 gene encoding uncharacterized protein LOC133903346 isoform X2: protein MEASPAEREMPAEWGDGAVAMGFRVKASSRESASQKAGNVLEPDLRSHWSTATNTKEWILLELQEPCLLCHIRIYNKSVLEWELTAGLRYKPDAFVKVRPRCEAPKRDMVYPANHTPCRYVRISCLRGNPIAIFFIQLIGIPVPGLESELQPLVNYLLPQITSNKQPPSHNMHLQLLKDIASRLPPFLPQIEADLNSIVDTPESSVRFLALLAGPFYPILHLINERDPTKTLISSSDSDTLRTSPAATPTVSSNFEAQPRRSRSPSSVQPASYLLAFRSEMAVLLLRKAHKDKTLGIFCLRASKVLQKLLEPEPFFLPSHVCDEIPKSDASSLVLSTDYSSLFGEEFSLSENHFDGSILNILDIAAVEEGFLHVLYAAASQPLLCRKLAEVTSDMWSVLPLVQALLPALRPPLSPGPTEHIDDSFSQWNHPNVQNALSQIVTMSVSSSAFHSLLRACAGYLSSYLSSHAKAACVLLDLCRGPLVTWIPMITAKVDLAVELLEDLLGIIQEAGRSLARSRAALKYVVLAISGHMDDVLTEYKEVMHAILFILEMLDPFIDPSTSVMKDTIFDGISAIYLEKQASSCDVALNIIRTAVKRAAVLPSLELEWRRGAVAPSVILSILDPHMPLPPDIDLCKSSVHEIDQASLAVLDYPAPQSCHPENIDGRDAFETTVRSESFEQCNSLFAPEELKQSELRRLTLNGKGHDENEITQTSLNQDIPESRRSNEKLSSDPIQLDNIAAADYFDAQVDYRQLENHRDYELRAQQFQHLALNLCMQQEPTLEGHNAGIDSLLLAAECYINPFFLLDCQPTLEPLDKIERIHSELMQGNVSFDPKDLHLKDLDLVTIYNLEGKRDKSVIELLLLASRFDCEYQEKIPEGESYPNTTEDGKQSVEISPEALQFADAVTLVRKNQAMLCHFIMKQFQRKGHWCSEILLQSLLFLLHSATDLFCPPENVIDIILKSAENLNEQLACLYSFVNAGDKKLDRVKLHGLRRRWTLLQKLVLASSGNDNARELVSVKKDGFRFRSLVPPSAWIHKISDFSRFSTPLPRFLGWMAVSRYAKEYLNERLFLASDFSQLTSLLSIYMDELSLMDGVAIQKARSAKGELSDCNKHLLLKKETALSVQPNMTKQFKILLPELHFFFPSMGKLFNAFGESILEAVGLQLKCLPNSAVQDVLCWFSEMCLWPYLERIKEHLVAANRVSYLRGNVAANAKAVVFYLLESIVVEHLEAVIPETPRIVHILVSLCRASYTDVAFLKSMLCLVKPLISYFLRKRTDDEKVLGHITESSDSELLCFEELFEIIRCGKRSEGTTGDKIQVPLLIFILGSMFPDFSFERRIEILGSLLVWVDFISFDPPSLLCSYLQSFQTLIDGFETVLVQNIELLGISILSARSQSIESANSLGVDGIIQHEKNTQDREEQVLMKSTEYCENVESHKGVYSLRRGSIKEFCGAMEKFISHLTPSIEGSWKWHHQLASRLSLSIAKCLLFAKLLKSIMQEDTVSSSHEQDVAVKISCELAQKHWESALEGLVEIILVNQQTQCWQVASAMLDYIVKMPNVLAWGNVLNATCSAVKHFCSHAPRISWRLQTEKWLSLLVSGGIKDFKNSEISLIDLFCTMLSHSEPEQRSVALHQLGRIINSTNSTEADSKSPTYNQNVLTSGSTVTSLLATHTWDRVAALALHDSSMLLRNHAMALLTEYVPFVDRKHLRSFLGSSNSILNSVGQLSGVIEEGYLTRMSLLLLSRACLYSSPEDIALIPESVWQKLENMQTSIGGFGHMEKDLCRALCQLRSESDAKMVVKEVISGSTTQPICLDFKSIRESILQVLSSLSSAEAYFEFFSARSDQEYQELEEAEVELELIEKEKAVHDSAGHPHDTVVPDMSSYHKYGNEVNKQLQKIRENIRSLERSRLKEEITARRQKKLLIRHAREKYLEEKWSKEMELMQELDRERALEMEREIERQRQLDIERAKSRELQFNLDMEKEKQTQKELQRELEQVELGRSSRREYSANPNSRSRERYRERDGSSRGQQEGSLRSSSRGHEGGGSAQVPAPVVLAGSRTFSGGNLPTILQPRERAADEESAWDAGDASSIGDAEFDGARPHGPRGSSKSSSSRQVVERRERDGAAAAGTARREGKWERKQHS, encoded by the exons ATGGAGGCGTCGCCGGCGGAGAGGGAGATGCCGGCGGAGTGGGGCGATGGCGCGGTGGCCATGGGTTTTCGGGTGAAGGCTTCTTCTCGCGAGTCGGCGTCACAGAAGGCGGGCAACGTGCTGGAGCCCGACCTGCGCTCTCACTGGTCCACCGCCACCAACACCAAGGAGTGGATCCTCCTAGAGCTCCAG GAACCGTGCCTCCTCTGCCACATCCGCATCTACAACAAGTCCGTCCTCGAATGGGAGCTCACTGCAGGATTGCGCTACAAGCCTGATGCCTTCGTCAAGGTCCGCCCGCGCTGCGAAGCCCCCAAGCGCGACATGGTGTACCCCGCCAACCACACCCCTTGCCGCTATGTCCGCATCTCCTGTCTGCGCGGCAACCCCAtcgccatcttcttcatccagCTCATTGGCATCCCCGTACCTGGGCTCGAATCTGAGCTCCAGCCTCTGGTCAACTACTTGCTGCCACAAATCACATCCAACAAACAACCTCCTTCTCACAATATGCATCTCCAG TTGCTTAAAGACATTGCAAGCAGGTTACCACCATTTCTGCCCCAGATTGAG GCTGACCTTAATAGCATCGTGGACACCCCAGAGAGCAGCGTGCGGTTTTTGGCTCTGCTCGCTGGACCATTTTACCCGATCCTTCACCTTATAAATGAAAG GGATCCTACAAAAACTTTGATTAGTTCTTCTGATTCAGATACCCTGAGAACTAGTCCAGCTGCTACTCCAACAGTTTCCTCAAATTTTGAG GCACAACCTAGGAGATCACGGAGTCCATCATCTGTTCAGCCCGCTTCATATTTACTGGCATTTCGATCTGAAATGGCTGTTCTCCTCTTAAGGAAAGCACATAAAGACAAAACCCTTGGAATTTTTTGCCTCCGA GCATCAAAGGTATTGCAAAAGCTTTTGGAACCTGAGCCATTTTTTCTTCCGAGTCATGTCTGTGATGAAATTCCTAAAAGTGATGCTTCCAGCCTAGTACTTTCTACAGACTACTCTAGTTTGTTTGGAGAAGAATTTAGCCTATCGGAAAATCATTTTGATGGTTCGATCCTGAATATTTTGGATATTGCTGCTGTCGAAGAAGGTTTTCTTCATGTACTATATGCAGCTGCATCACAG CCTCTGCTATGTCGCAAGCTTGCTGAAGTTACTTCAGACATGTGGTCTGTCTTACCACTtgttcaagctcttcttccag CGCTTCGTCCTCCACTCAGTCCTGGTCCTACTGAACATATTGATGATTCTTTTAGCCAATGGAATCATCCAAACGTTCAGAATGCTCTGTCCCAG ATTGTTACAATGTCAGTATCATCATCAGCTTTTCATTCTCTTCTCAGAGCATGCGCTGGCTATCTTTCATCCTACCTTTCATCGCAT GCAAAAGCAGCCTGTGTTTTGCTCGACTTGTGTAGGGGGCCATTGGTAACATGGATACCCATGATAACAGCAAAG GTAGATCTTGCAGTTGAACTTCTGGAGGATCTCCTGGGTATCATCCAG GAAGCTGGCCGATCTCTTGCTCGTTCTCGTGCAGCGCTGAAGTATGTTGTATTGGCAATTTCCGGGCATATGGATGATGTGCTCACAGAATATAAA GAAGTCATGCATGCGATACTTTTCATTCTGGAGATGCTAGATCCTTTTATCGATCCTTCAACAAGTGTCATGAAGGACACAATATTTGATGGTATCTCTGCTATATATTTGGAGAAGCAGGCAAGTTCTTGCGATGTTGCCTTGAATATTATCCGTACAGCAGTAAAGAGGGCTGCAGTTCTCCCTTCTCTGGAACTTGAATGGCGACGAGGAGCTGTTGCCCCAAG TGTAATTCTTTCCATCTTGGATCCACATATGCCACTTCCTCCTGACATAGACCTCTGCAAAAGTTCAGTGCATGAGATTGATCAGGCATCTTTGGCTGTTTTGGATTATCCTGCACCACAGTCATGCCACCCTGAAAATATTGATGGGCGAGATGCATTTGAAACAACCGTTAGGTCTGAAAGTTTTGAACAGTGCAATTCTTTGTTTGCTCCTGAAGAGTTAAAGCAATCTGAGTTGAGAAGGCTTACTTTGAATGGAAAAGGCCATGATGAAAATGAAATAACTCAAACAAGTTTGAACCAGGACATCCCTGAAAGCAGAAGAAGTAACGAGAAATTATCATCGGACCCTATCCAGTTAGATAATATTGCTGCTGCTGATTACTTTGATGCACAGGTTGATTATCGACAGCTGGAGAACCACCGGGACTATGAGTTACGAGCTCAACAATTTCAGCACTTAGCACTGAACCTATGCATGCAACAAGAACCTACACTTGAAGGCCATAATGCCGGAATTGATTCTTTGTTGTTAGCTGCAGAATGTTACATTAATCCATTTTTTCTCTTGGATTGCCAGCCTACTTTAGAGCCTCTGGACAAAATTGAACGTATCCATTCAGAGTTGATGCAAGGAAATGTTTCCTTTGATCCAAAAGATTTGCACTTAAAAGATTTAGATCTAGTAACAATATATAATTTGGAGGGCAAGAGGGATAAATCTGTCATAGAGTTACTCCTGCTAGCTTCAAGATTTGACTGTGAATACCAGGAAAAGATACCCGAAGGGGAATCTTATCCAAATACCACCGAAGATGGCAAGCAATCTGTAGAAATTTCACCAGAAGCTCTACAGTTTGCTGATGCTGTAACTTTGGTCAGAAAGAACCAGGCTATGCTCTGCCACTTTATTATGAAGCAATTCCAAAGGAAAGGGCACTGGTGTAGTGAAATTCTTCTCCAGAGCTTGTTGTTCTTGTTGCACTCAGCAACTGATCTATTTTGTCCACCAGAGAATGTAATTGATATAATTTTGAAGTCTGCCGAAAACCTTAATGAACAGCTTGCATGTCTTTACAGTTTTGTTAATGCAGGGGATAAGAAATTGGATAGGGTAAAACTACATGGTCTAAGAAGACGTTGGACCCTTCTCCAGAAGCTGGTTCTGGCTTCATCTGGAAATGATAATGCTAGAGAACTTGTCAGCGTTAAAAAAGATGGTTTCCGTTTTAGAAGCTTAGTCCCTCCATCAGCATGGATACATAAGATATCGGATTTCTCCAGGTTTTCTACCCCACTCCCTCGATTTCTTGGATGGATGGCAGTGTCTCGTTATGCCAAGGAATATTTAAACGAGAGGTTATTTCTTGCTTCTGATTTCTCACAGCTTACGTCTTTGCTGTCAATTTACATGGATGAGCTTTCTTTGATGGATGGAGTTGCAATTCAGAAGGCCAGGTCTGCAAAAGGTGAACTATCTGATTGCAATAAACACTTGCTCCTTAAGAAGGAAACTGCTCTGTCAGTTCAACCAAACATGACCAAACAGTTTAAGATTTTACTTCCTGAATTACATTTCTTCTTTCCAAGCATGGGCAAATTGTTTAATGCATTTGGAGAGAGCATCTTGGAGGCTGTTGGGTTACAGTTAAAATGTCTCCCCAACAGTGCAGTACAAGATGTTCTTTGTTGGTTTTCTGAGATGTGCTTGTGGCCTTATCTTGAACGCATTAAGGAGCATCTTGTAGCTGCAAACAGAGTTAGTTATTTGAGAGGAAATGTTGCTGCTAATGCAaaagctgttgttttctacCTACTTGAGTCTATTGTTGTTGAGCACCTGGAGGCTGTTATTCCTGAAACACCAAGGATAGTGCACATTCTCGTGTCACTTTGTCGAGCTTCTTATACTGATGTGGCCTTCCTCAAGTCCATGCTGTGTCTAGTGAAGCCGCTCATCTCCTACTTCTTAAGGAAGAGAACTGATGATGAAAAAGTATTGGGTCATATAACGGAGAGCAGTGATTCTGAGTTGCTTTGTTTTGAAGAATTGTTTGAAATTATCAGGTGTGGTAAACGTTCAGAGGGTACAACTGGAGATAAGATTCAAGTACCCTTGCTTATCTTCATTCTGGGATCAATGTTTCCTGATTTCTCATTTGAGAGGAGGATTGAAATATTAGGTTCCTTGTTAGTTTGGGTGGATTTTATCAGTTTCGATCCACCATCATTGTTATGCAGCTATCTTCAAAGCTTCCAGACACTTATTGATGGTTTTGAAACTGTATTAGTCCAGAATATTGAGTTACTTGGTATCAGCATCCTTTCTGCGAGAAGCCAGTCTATAGAATCTGCTAATTCCTTGGGTGTTGATGGCATCATTCAGCATGAGAAGAACACGCAAGATAGGGAAGAGCAGGTACTAATGAAATCCACAGAATATTGTGAGAATGTTGAAAGTCATAAGGGTGTTTATTCTCTACGTCGTGGCAGTATCAAAGAATTTTGTGGCGCCATGGAGAAGTTTATTTCACACCTTACTCCATCTATTGAGGGTAGTTGGAAATGGCACCATCAATTGGCTTCCAGGCTCTCTTTGTCGATTGCAAAATGTCTGTTGTTTGCAAAACTTTTAAAGTCCATTATGCAAGAAGACACAGTATCTAGTAGCCATGAACAAGATGTTGCTGTGAAAATTTCCTGTGAGCTTGCACAAAAACACTGGGAAAGTGCTCTTGAAGGTCTTGTAGAAATCATTTTAGTAAATCAGCAAACACAGTGCTGGCAGGTGGCATCGGCTATGCTTGATTATATAGTTAAGATGCCAAACGTCCTTGCTTGGGGTAATGTTCTTAATGCCACATGCTCTGCAGTCAAGCACTTTTGCTCTCATGCGCCTAGGATATCTTGGAGGCTGCAGACAGAGAAGTGGTTATCGCTATTGGTTTCTGGTGGAATCAAGGACTTCAAGAACAGTGAGATCTCTTTGATTGATCTTTTCTGTACAATGTTGAGTCATTCTGAACCAGAGCAGCGCTCTGTTGCATTACATCAACTTGGGAGGATTATTAACTCAACGAATTCTACTGAAGCTGATTCGAAATCTCCTACTTATAACCAAAATGTCCTCACATCTGGTTCAACAGTTACATCCCTTCTAGCTACTCATACATGGGATAGAGTAGCAGCATTGGCTCTCCACGACTCTTCTATGCTATTAAGGAACCATGCAATGGCATTGCTTACGGAATATGTGCCTTTTGTTGATAGGAAACATCTGCGGTCCTTTCTTGGATCCAGCAACAGCATCCTGAATAGTGTGGGACAACTTTCTGGTGTAATAGAAGAGGGCTATTTGACACGAATGTCTTTGCTGTTACTTTCTAGGGCATGTCTTTATTCTTCTCCTGAAGATATTGCTTTGATACCTGAATCTGTTTGGCAGAAGTTGGAAAACATGCAAACATCAATTG GTGGTTTTGGTCATATGGAGAAAGATTTGTGCCGAGCTCTGTGCCAACTTAGAAGTGAATCAGATGCTAAAATG GTCGTAAAAGAAGTTATCTCAGGATCTACGACACAACCAATCTGCCTTGATTTTAAGAGCATCCGTGAATCAATTCTACAG GTGCTGTCCTCTTTGAGTTCTGCTGAAGCATACTTTGAGTTCTTCTCAGCCAGATCTGATCAAGAATATCAG GAACTTGAAGAAGCTGAGGTTGAATTGGAGCTTATTGAAAAAGAGAAAGCAGTTCATGACTCTGCTGGACATCCCCATGATACTGTGGTTCCTGATATGTCATCAT ATCATAAATATGGTAATGAGGTTAATAAACAGCTTCAGAAAATCCGGGAAAATATACGGTCCCT GGAAAGGTCCAGGCTCAAAGAGGAAATTACAGCACGCAGGCAAAAGAAGCTGCTTATAAGACATGCTCGTGAAAAGTACTTAGAAGAGAAATGGTCTAAGGAAATGGAGCTTATGCAAGAGCTTGATAG GGAAAGAGCTCTTGAGATGGAACGCGAAATAGAAAGACAGCGACAACTGGATATTGAGCGTGCAAAGTCTAGGGAGCTGCAATTCAACCTTGatatggaaaaagaaaaacaaactcAG AAAGAGCTTCAACGTGAACTGGAGCAAGTTGAGTTGGGGCGGTCATCAAGGCGGGAGTACTCGGCTAATCCTAACAG CCGGTCCAGGGAGAGATACCGTGAAAGGGATGGCAGCAGCCGAGGACAGCAGGAGGGGAGCCTGAGGTCAAGCAGCCGAGGCCATGAGGGAGGAGGCTCTGCTCAAGTGCCGGCACCAGTTGTGCTTGCCGGATCAAGGACATTTTCAGGAGGCAACCTTCCAACGATTCTGCAGCCTCGCGAGCGCGCCGCTGATGAGGAAAGCGCCTGGGACGCCGGTGATGCCAGCAGCATCGGAGATGCTGAATTTGATGGCGCGAGGCCGCATGGGCCACGAGGCAGCAGCAAGTCATCGTCGTCCAGGCAAGTCGTCGAACGGAGAGAGCGAGATGGTGCTGCAGCTGCAGGCACAGCCAGAAGAGAAGGTAAATGGGAGAGGAAGCAGCATTCCTGA